The window TAATGTTCttcaaataattaattataaCAGTAATTGTTACTGTTCAGAAGTCAGAGATGTTactataatgtaatataatgtaaatTCTGACCTGAGGAGGCGACACCAGCACATTGTATTAGTTATTTTTCCTTTAATCAATTTATCATTGAAATGCGTCAATTCATTCTCTGTccagagcttttattttgaaaaacatgaTCCGGTTCCAGGTGACCTGCCACCTCTGTACAGTTCACTGCTTTACTCCAACAAACGACCTGTTTCCTCCTGTTGGATTAAAAACAAGTGAGCAGCTGCTTCAGGAGATTACTGTGAAGCATTagaataataaactatatatttgTTCAGTGAGCTGAGAGTCAGACTGACATCCAgtcttttcaaaatgtctgtttcCTGTAATTAAAGACAAACCAGGACATGGAAAAGTGTTTATTAGTGAATTGACTCCAACATGAGTTAAACTGTGACGTCACACTGGTGtttcctgttctcctcctgtgGCAGATCTGAACTAGAGTCCGGCTCTGGTAACGACCTGCTGCTCTTTATTCACATTCTCCTCCTACAGACGCATCAAGTCACAGATTTGgcacaaaaacaatcaaatattttCAGAGACAAAATGATGTGGAAGGTGCAGAAGGTTTCACATTAAGGGACGTTTGACAGATTCATGCTGTAACATTCAGGCTTCAGTTCTCCACATGGACTGTTGTTAAACATGGAATCAGACGCTACAGTGAGAGTTTAAGGCAGCAGTCAGACTGAATCCAACTTATTGATCATTTCCAGCCTTCACAGACGATATTCTGAATTCTGGCACTTTGTTTCTCTTAAAACAATCTGAGACTTCTTTTTAATCGCTCAGTTGAGATGAAACAGTGAAGTCGACACAGCTGCAGGTCCTGAGAACATTTACAGCTCGTTTCCAACAGAAGTTAcatttcagagtttttaaaataacttaaatgtTTCTCAATgatgatttatttacatttctgatATACAATGATCATTAAATGCTTTCTGTCACGAATCAGTAAATGATGCCGTCGCTGCTCCATCAGTGGAGCATGAACACAGATTTCACTTTCCACCTGAAAGCTTCGACACAACGACCTGAAGACTGGACCAGGACCGTCCTCCACGTCACCTGACCTCTGTGGACACGGTGACATCACGGGTCAGCTGACTTTACTCtcacttgtggagtccatgcagCTCGAGTGCATGatgtcattaaaacatttattcagaGATTCAACTTTTCACTCAAACTGTTGAACTGATGGAAAAACATATATTACAttccaaacaaatcaaaatagaatgtgtgtgtgtgtgtgtgtgtgtgtgtgtgtgtgtgtgttcggagggtttcagtttctttttcagtcacttCGACTCAGAATAATGAGAAACTGGTCAGGAACCAGCAGCTCGTGATCACGTCCGACAGTctgaatgaaaaacatgttgaacCTGAACGTTAACAGTCAGTTTGTGTTAGTACgagtatgtacacacacacacacacacacacacatgcacacacacacacatgcacacacacacacacacacacacacacacacacacacacacctctcccgCCTCCTGACCTCTACGTGACCTCTGTGTGTCCGCTCTAATAAACCGTcctcagaggtcaaaggtcgccGGTTCTACTGGTTCTGTTGGCTAGCGTGACGTCTCTATGGTAACCTGGTCGCAGCGGGGTCAGAGTTCAGCGGCTGCTGAGGTCGTCCGTCTGCTCCTGAGAGCCGTCTCCTCTCACCGCCGCCCCCTATTGGGAAGTCTATATAAGTGCAGGTTTCTTCCTCGCTCCCTGATTGGCTTCAGCATCAGGATCCTgtcctctgattggccagccAGCAGGGCACCTCtccacacctgcagacaggaaCCAAAAGCAGCATGTCTGATCAGTAAGTGGATGATTCTGTGGGTTTTAATGGATCAATTAAACATAGATTCATCTCCGTAGAACAGAGACAATAGTACAAAGTGTACAGCAGCTCCCTCtgaaatgtagaaatataaGCTCGTATCGTACACGAGTAAATGTTCTTCACCACTGGATATTAAAATCATGTTCCCACAGAGCAGCGTTATAAAAGACACGTCTGTAAAACATATATTATAATACAGACGTATAAAGTAAATCTGGAAGCTGGAAAATGTTTCTGACGTGTGCACCAGGCGAGTGATTCTCACTGGACTGAAGAGGAGCTGTGTTCAGTTCTGTTGGATCTAGTTCCGTTTAAAATCTATAATAAAGACTTTAAGAAGCTGTCAGTGCTGAGATGAGAGATATTCTTGTGTACAGCTTGTGAGAAGTGCTGGTTCTGCAtacttgttgtgtgtgtgtgtgtgtgtgtgtgtgtgtgtgcgtgtgtgtgtgtgtgtgtgcgtgtgcgtgtgtgtgcgtgtgtgtgcatgtgtgtgtgcgtgtgcgtgtgtgtgtgtgtgtttgtgtgtgcgtgtgcgtgtgtgtgtgtgtgtgtgtgtacctctcTCTCAGTGTCGGCTGGCTGCTCAGGAagctcagctgctgctccaggCGACAGACTCTGAAGGCCAGATAGCAGGACGACAGCACCAACAGGAAGACGCTGAGAGACAGACGGGACACCAACACACGTCCATCAGCCAAACGTCATGTATACAAACTGTCCAGagatgatgaaggtgatgaagatgatgatgttgaaggtgatgatgatgatgatgagggtgTAAAAGCTGTGACCTGGTCGATAAACAACTTTTTCCTCCTTCTATTTTAATCGGGGTGAATTAATTCTTTGTACAGAATcagccagcaggtggcagcgCAGCCCAACAGAACAATATAAGATATATTTCAGCTCTGACACAAAACTGGGACCTGAAGAATGAATATAACTGACACCAGAGCTGATGTTCTGGATGTTCTGGATGTTCTGGATCATTTCTGTTGATGCGTTTGAGGTCCTTATAAAACAAACTTGATCTTTCAGTTGTCTGGAGTCCAACAGTTTGGCACCTCGACACTTTATTAAACGTTCTGAGTGTTTCCTGTGCGACTCACAGCAGGATGAAGAGTTTCAGCAGCTGGTACTCCATCTGACCCAGTTCAGGGACCGGTTCTGTCAGCAGGATCTTCTCTGGTTCCAAACTgctgtctgcacacacagaaacacacatcaaacatgttAATCATCTCCACGTCTGAAACTCAGAGGGGATTGTTCCTGTGACCGCTGATGGACAGGTGGGCGGGCCTACCGGTGAGCGTGTGCGTGCTGAAGGGCGTGTCAGCGGCGAGGCTGGGGGCGGAGCTTCCCAGCAGGTCTGGGAGGGACGAGGAGACGGCGGGGAGCGACGgcttcctcctccacttcagCACCTCCGGGAACTCGTCCTGATGCAGAGACCAAGAGAGACgacaaagttttatttatttattaattattaagttaaattaagtatttatttaccttttattGATCCACAGTTATTAAATCATATTGAGATATTAAACCATTTATTCAATTAAAGGGGCTCTAAGAATTTTAATACaattacatttacaatattaatgagaaaacaatattttcttctccatgagtgaaacaaaaaaagtacatttatgtttttatttattatctcataaagtaaataaaaagggGATTATAACAACGGTCAATAAATACAgaagcaaataaaaataaaaatggttttaatatttcagttatttcacatttactttaaattattatttctttaaacaacatttattttatttactgagacatttatttatattctttttttgCTCCGTAACACAGATTCTCTCTAGAAAACCAAATGTGGATTCATCCGCCGCtaaaaatagtccccaacaaataaAACGTTTCCTCCGGTTTGTTTGATAAAAGTGAGCAgctgacttttaaaaaatgaaactttactttgtgtttttaaagattcaCATCTCCAGCAGGAACCAACGgagagctgacaggaagtgggaCAGTAATGAGAGACGGACTTGTTGGTTTGGATCTGAGATTTAGATCCAAATCTAGAATTCAGACACGTCCAACACTTGGAGAGTTCGGGGTGAAACTGTGACATAACGAGGTCGTCACGTCATATTTACAACATTTCTGTGAGGATGATGtgacgtcagctcagagttacAGAGTTTCACACAGAACCTGAAGGCAACACAGGGAAAGCCTCTTATCTGGAGAGCATGAAGGGGTCACGAGGGTCACGAGGGTCACCACCTgaccaaaacaacaacttctggTATTTCATAAATCCTGTTTCACTCACTGGTGACTCacatcaaaaacaacagcagtgacatcatcaaactgaTCCTCTGACCAGGACgcgtttctcttctctctgttttacaTCTTTAATACTTCAACAAGTAAGAATCAACTAAAGTGTCCGTTATGGTTCCAGAGAGTCTGAGATAACATCTTCATTCTGACTGTTTTGtttgacaaacatttaaaaacccaAAGATGTCGAGGACGTTCGATAAAGACGAGCAAACGTCACATCAGAGCTGAAACCATCAAATGTTTGGAAGCTTtgcttgattaaaaacaattaaatgattatgaaaagaaaaggttttGATAGGGTTGATATTTTTTGGTCCATCAGCTAATGGATGAATGGACTGATTGATCCAGCTCCACTTTAGAGTCAGACGTGGTCTCAGCGGCTGTCGTACGACTCTTTTTGCTTCATCGTATGATTATAAAGAGAAGCGACTGAAGCTCATTAACAGCATCAACAGGAGCGTCTGAGACCTCTGATTACCCACAACCCCTTTCTttgtttacacatttacatGATTCAtctttgcagaaacattatttCAGATTTTCAGTCACTTTCTTTGAACCTGTTGCTCTTATAGGTTTAATAAAGTTAATCTAGTTTGTTACTACGAGGAGTTTTAACTGGTGATGAAACCGTCTCAgtttaataatgatgatgacacaTCAGGGTTCTGGACCGCCTGGACAACACGGACCAGGTAGGAGTCTATGGCCCGGTGGGTGGAACCCCCTGCTGTGTATGACCCACATCAGCAAATAAGACCGTCAGTTAATGCCTTATCCAGGTTTCATTAGTcctaaaataataaacaatagtTTGATTCATCGTCATGTTTGAAGGAAACTGAAGGTGACGTTACCATGGACAGCGAGCTGGGCTCCTCCAGGTACTGCTTCAGACTCAGACTCTTCCCGTTCACCTAGAAACAGTCACACAGCAGGTCAGCAGCAGAACGGACTAATGAAGACATCCTGATCAATAAGCAGGGATCAATGACTTCAGTCACTTCCTGTCGTCTGTTTGTCAGGAGAATAAAGAGTCTCATATGATCCACAAACCTGCAGGTGAGTGCAGATCCTCCTGAGGACGTCGTAGACACTGTCTCTGGACAGCAGGGAGACAAACACatactgcagacagacagacagacagatagacagacagacagacagacaggaacagacagacagacagacaggaaccAGGTTATACACAGGAAATACTGAACTATTCTCTAATAAGGAggcacagagctgcaggactgaTGGTGTCAGTCGGATCATTAAGCTGTCAGTGAACATCCGAGCTGCTGTGTGATAATGTGTCATCATCTCTGGTGTGTACTCGTCCTGTGTGG is drawn from Sparus aurata chromosome 8, fSpaAur1.1, whole genome shotgun sequence and contains these coding sequences:
- the gramd2ab gene encoding GRAM domain-containing protein 2A, whose translation is MMMSETLEQSDDVGLLPPHEVEPHREEDGHCPLPFRLQLIDDLSYEDVKKCYRGSTVSKYNSQYHKLFQTVPKEEILMKVYSCALLRDILLQGRLYISRNWLCFYANLFGKDIKVCIPVVSVRLVKKHKTAGLVPNGLAITMDTGQKYVFVSLLSRDSVYDVLRRICTHLQVNGKSLSLKQYLEEPSSLSMDEFPEVLKWRRKPSLPAVSSSLPDLLGSSAPSLAADTPFSTHTLTDSSLEPEKILLTEPVPELGQMEYQLLKLFILLVFLLVLSSCYLAFRVCRLEQQLSFLSSQPTLRERCGEVPCWLANQRTGS